The Streptomyces sp. NBC_00344 genome includes a window with the following:
- a CDS encoding WhiB family transcriptional regulator, with translation MSITIINDPELAWQERALCAQTGPEFFFPDPGSSTREAKRLCGICEERVACLEYALAKDERFGVWGGLSEKERLSLRRRQG, from the coding sequence ATGTCGATCACCATCATCAACGACCCTGAGCTCGCCTGGCAGGAGCGGGCTCTGTGCGCCCAGACGGGGCCGGAGTTCTTCTTTCCTGATCCCGGCAGCTCCACCCGCGAGGCGAAGAGACTCTGCGGAATCTGTGAGGAGCGAGTGGCCTGCCTGGAGTACGCACTCGCCAAGGACGAGCGATTCGGTGTCTGGGGCGGTCTCTCCGAGAAGGAGAGGCTCAGTCTCAGACGTCGGCAGGGCTGA
- a CDS encoding gamma-aminobutyraldehyde dehydrogenase, giving the protein MLRNYINGEFREAADGRTLDVIDPCTGEVYDTSALSGAADVDAAMEAAAAAFPAWRDATPAARQKVLLRVADVFEDRAAELITAESRDTGKPLAQMADDEIPPVVDQIRFFAGAARLLEGRSAGEYLEGLTSIIRREPVGVVAQVAPWNYPLMMAVWKFAPALAAGNTVVLKPSDTTPASTVLVAGIIGEVLAELGHPAGVFNVVCGDRETGRLMVEHPTPAMAAITGSVRAGMQVAASAAKDVKRVHLELGGKAPAVVFGDADLAGAAEGIAAAGYFNSGQDCTAATRVLVHESVHDAFMTELVKAATGTVTGLPEDPRTVYGPLNNAGQLSQVSGFIDRLPGHAKIEAGGHRVGDQGYFYAPTVVSGLRQDDEIIQNEVFGPVITVQSFTTEDQAVEYANGVDFALASSVWTKDHARAMRMSKRLDFGCVWINTHGALAAEMPHGGFKLSGYGKDLSAYGFEDYTRVKHVMTAL; this is encoded by the coding sequence ATGCTGCGCAACTACATCAACGGTGAATTCAGGGAGGCGGCCGACGGCCGCACTCTCGATGTGATCGACCCCTGCACGGGCGAGGTGTACGACACCTCCGCGCTCTCGGGCGCCGCGGACGTCGACGCCGCCATGGAGGCCGCGGCCGCCGCGTTCCCCGCGTGGCGCGACGCGACCCCCGCCGCCCGGCAGAAGGTTCTGCTGCGCGTCGCCGACGTCTTCGAGGACCGGGCGGCCGAGCTGATCACTGCCGAGTCCCGGGACACCGGCAAGCCCCTTGCGCAGATGGCGGACGACGAGATCCCGCCGGTCGTCGACCAGATCCGTTTCTTCGCGGGCGCGGCCCGGCTGCTGGAAGGCCGTTCGGCCGGCGAGTACCTGGAGGGCCTGACGTCGATCATCCGGCGTGAGCCGGTGGGTGTCGTCGCCCAGGTCGCGCCGTGGAACTATCCGCTGATGATGGCGGTGTGGAAGTTCGCCCCGGCCCTCGCGGCGGGCAACACCGTGGTGCTCAAGCCGTCCGACACCACCCCCGCCTCGACCGTCCTGGTGGCCGGGATCATCGGTGAGGTGCTTGCCGAACTCGGCCACCCCGCAGGGGTGTTCAACGTGGTCTGCGGTGACCGTGAGACGGGCCGTCTGATGGTCGAGCACCCCACCCCGGCGATGGCGGCGATCACCGGCTCGGTCAGGGCCGGCATGCAGGTCGCCGCCTCGGCGGCCAAGGACGTCAAGCGGGTCCACCTGGAGCTGGGAGGCAAGGCGCCGGCCGTCGTCTTCGGCGACGCGGATCTGGCCGGGGCTGCCGAAGGCATCGCTGCCGCCGGCTACTTCAACTCCGGACAGGACTGCACGGCAGCGACCCGGGTGCTTGTGCACGAGTCGGTCCACGACGCGTTCATGACGGAGCTCGTCAAGGCGGCGACCGGGACCGTGACCGGCCTTCCCGAGGACCCCCGGACGGTCTACGGTCCGCTCAACAACGCGGGCCAGTTGTCCCAGGTGTCCGGATTCATCGACCGCCTCCCCGGCCACGCGAAGATCGAGGCCGGGGGCCACCGGGTCGGTGACCAGGGGTACTTCTACGCGCCCACCGTTGTCTCCGGTCTCCGGCAGGACGACGAGATCATCCAGAACGAGGTCTTCGGCCCGGTCATCACCGTCCAGTCCTTCACCACGGAGGACCAGGCGGTGGAGTACGCGAACGGTGTCGACTTCGCGCTGGCCTCATCCGTGTGGACCAAGGACCACGCCCGCGCCATGCGGATGTCGAAGAGGCTGGACTTCGGCTGTGTGTGGATCAACACTCATGGGGCCCTTGCGGCGGAGATGCCGCACGGCGGGTTCAAGCTGTCGGGCTACGGCAAGGACCTCTCCGCGTACGGGTTCGAGGACTACACACGTGTCAAGCACGTGATGACCGCACTCTGA
- a CDS encoding VOC family protein translates to MLSTPFVAGSPNWIDLGTPDRDRANAFYRALFGWEFESAGEKFGGYGTYTLDGRKAGAVMQVEQATSAWGIYFQTADADATVKAVERAGGTLAYGPHDVGSLGRMTGFTDPAGARFATWEPKDHKGLDVINAPGSFCWAELHTTDVPAAAAFYRSVFGWEINSAPFQGGVYTMAAPAGAGEEANFAGFVRTEGAGEQAEPYWLPYFETDDVDVAVAKVRQLGGSVQMVPVDLDGVGRIARAADPSGAPFALIKDA, encoded by the coding sequence ATGCTCAGCACGCCGTTTGTTGCAGGCTCACCGAACTGGATCGATCTCGGCACCCCCGACCGGGACAGGGCCAACGCCTTCTACCGGGCTCTCTTCGGCTGGGAGTTCGAGTCCGCGGGGGAGAAGTTCGGCGGCTACGGCACATACACGCTCGACGGCAGAAAGGCCGGCGCGGTGATGCAGGTCGAGCAGGCCACGTCGGCCTGGGGGATCTACTTCCAGACAGCGGACGCCGACGCCACGGTGAAGGCCGTCGAGCGGGCCGGCGGGACCCTGGCGTACGGGCCGCACGACGTCGGCTCGCTGGGCCGCATGACCGGGTTCACCGACCCGGCCGGTGCGCGCTTCGCGACCTGGGAGCCGAAGGACCACAAGGGCCTCGACGTGATCAACGCCCCGGGCTCGTTCTGCTGGGCGGAGCTCCACACCACGGATGTGCCCGCGGCAGCGGCCTTCTACCGTTCGGTCTTCGGCTGGGAGATCAACTCGGCGCCGTTCCAAGGCGGTGTCTACACCATGGCCGCACCGGCCGGCGCCGGCGAGGAGGCGAATTTCGCCGGCTTCGTCCGGACCGAGGGGGCGGGGGAGCAAGCGGAGCCGTACTGGCTGCCCTACTTCGAGACCGACGATGTCGACGTGGCGGTGGCGAAGGTGCGGCAGTTGGGGGGCAGCGTCCAGATGGTGCCCGTCGACCTGGACGGCGTGGGCCGTATCGCCAGAGCGGCAGACCCATCGGGCGCCCCGTTCGCCCTGATCAAGGACGCCTAG